Proteins encoded by one window of Acidimicrobiales bacterium:
- a CDS encoding bifunctional metallophosphatase/5'-nucleotidase — protein sequence MTIDDRSSTRARGRRRWLGLALAGAIAATMAATAPLAEAQSSTTSAGTTTVQVLGLNDFHGNLDPPTGSSGLVEGTAAGGAQFLATHVNRLEDAHAGPSIVVSAGDLVGASPLLSALFHDEPTVEAMNRIGLDVNGVGNHEFDEGATELLRMQNGGCHPVDGCIDGTGFGGAEFEFLAANVVNHETGQPLFAPFTVRHLGDVDVAFIGMTLQDTPTIVDSAGIRGWDFLDEAETANALVPVLKGMGVETIVVLLHEGGFPTGGYNSCPGISGPIVDIVNHFDDEIDAVISGHTHTAYNCVIDGRPVTSAASFGRIITDLDLTIDNATNEVVSVSAVNRIVTRDVRPSTAVVKLVDRYRAIAAPLANRPIGSITANITRAQNAAGESALGDVIADAQLASTDGADEGGAIAAFMNPGGIRADLTYASSPAGEGDGVVTYGEAFTVQPFGNTLTTLTLTGSQIDTMLEQQWCGQVSPRILQVSNGFTYSWSASAPACNRVDASTIAVNGVAIDPSASYRVTVNSFLAGGGDGFTVLNQGTNRLGGLVDVDSFEDHLVANSPVAPGPQNRITLVP from the coding sequence ATGACGATTGACGACCGGTCGTCGACGCGCGCCCGCGGGCGCCGTCGGTGGCTCGGCCTGGCGCTGGCCGGTGCCATCGCCGCGACCATGGCGGCCACGGCGCCGCTGGCGGAGGCGCAGTCCTCCACCACCTCGGCGGGCACGACGACCGTGCAGGTCCTCGGGCTCAACGACTTCCACGGCAACCTCGACCCGCCCACCGGCTCGTCCGGCCTGGTCGAGGGCACCGCGGCGGGCGGCGCGCAGTTCCTCGCCACCCACGTGAACCGCCTCGAGGACGCCCACGCCGGGCCGTCCATCGTCGTCTCCGCCGGCGACCTCGTCGGCGCCAGCCCCCTCCTGTCGGCCCTGTTCCACGACGAGCCGACCGTCGAGGCGATGAACCGCATCGGGCTCGACGTCAACGGCGTCGGCAACCACGAGTTCGACGAGGGCGCCACCGAGCTGCTGCGCATGCAGAACGGCGGCTGCCACCCGGTCGACGGCTGCATCGACGGCACGGGCTTCGGCGGCGCCGAGTTCGAGTTCCTGGCCGCCAACGTCGTCAACCACGAGACGGGCCAGCCCCTGTTCGCGCCGTTCACCGTCCGCCACCTGGGCGACGTCGACGTCGCCTTCATCGGCATGACGCTCCAGGACACCCCGACGATCGTCGACTCGGCCGGCATCCGCGGCTGGGACTTCCTCGACGAGGCCGAGACGGCCAACGCGCTCGTGCCCGTGCTGAAGGGCATGGGGGTCGAGACCATCGTCGTGCTCCTGCACGAGGGCGGCTTCCCGACCGGCGGCTACAACTCGTGCCCCGGCATCTCCGGCCCGATCGTCGACATCGTCAACCACTTCGACGACGAGATCGACGCGGTCATCAGCGGCCACACCCACACCGCCTACAACTGCGTCATCGACGGCCGCCCGGTCACCAGCGCGGCGTCGTTCGGCCGGATCATCACCGACCTCGACCTGACCATCGACAACGCCACCAACGAGGTCGTGTCGGTCAGCGCCGTCAACCGCATCGTCACCCGTGACGTGCGCCCGTCCACCGCCGTGGTCAAGCTGGTCGACCGCTACCGGGCCATCGCCGCCCCGCTGGCCAACCGGCCCATCGGCTCGATCACCGCGAACATCACGCGGGCCCAGAACGCGGCCGGCGAGTCGGCCCTCGGCGACGTCATCGCCGACGCCCAGCTGGCCTCGACCGACGGGGCCGACGAGGGCGGCGCCATCGCCGCCTTCATGAACCCCGGCGGCATCCGGGCCGACCTCACCTACGCGTCGAGCCCGGCCGGCGAGGGCGACGGCGTCGTCACCTACGGCGAGGCGTTCACCGTCCAGCCGTTCGGCAACACGCTGACCACGCTCACCCTGACCGGCAGCCAGATCGACACCATGCTCGAGCAGCAGTGGTGCGGGCAGGTGTCGCCCCGCATCCTCCAGGTGTCGAACGGGTTCACCTACTCGTGGTCGGCCTCGGCGCCGGCCTGCAACCGGGTCGACGCGTCGACGATCGCCGTCAACGGCGTGGCCATCGACCCGAGCGCCAGCTACCGGGTGACGGTGAACAGCTTCCTCGCCGGCGGCGGCGACGGGTTCACGGTCCTCAACCAGGGCACGAACCGGCTCGGCGGCCTGGTCGACGTCGACTCCTTCGAGGATCACCTCGTCGCCAACTCGCCGGTCGCCCCCGGCCCGCAGAACCGCATCACGCTGGTCCCGTAG
- a CDS encoding alpha/beta hydrolase: MTQATPDDPLASPVEVPVAGGRLHVATTGPVEDRPLALCVHGITSSSRAWTLVAAHLDGAGVAVAAPDLRGRAASNGLPGPFGMAAHAADLVAVLDHLGVDRAVVAGHSMGAYVVARLAADHPDRVAGVVLVDGGLPLPRPAGLDGDVQAALDAILGPAIARLRQTFASEDEYVGFWRAHPAFAEPGAWGPAVEAYARYDLAGEPPALRSRVSEEAVRVDGAELLVDEAGQVAALRSLAGPVVLLRAPAGLLGSPPPFVPADLADAAAADVPALTVATVEGTNHYTLTLAEPGASAVADAIRGQVGA, from the coding sequence GTGACCCAGGCCACCCCCGACGACCCGCTCGCGTCCCCGGTCGAGGTGCCGGTGGCCGGCGGCCGCCTGCACGTCGCCACCACCGGCCCGGTCGAGGACCGGCCCCTGGCGCTGTGCGTCCACGGCATCACGTCGTCGTCCCGGGCCTGGACGCTGGTGGCCGCCCACCTCGACGGGGCCGGCGTGGCCGTCGCCGCGCCCGACCTGCGGGGCCGGGCGGCGAGCAACGGCCTGCCCGGCCCGTTCGGGATGGCGGCCCACGCCGCCGACCTCGTCGCCGTCCTCGACCACCTCGGCGTCGACCGGGCCGTGGTCGCCGGCCACTCGATGGGCGCCTACGTCGTCGCCCGGCTGGCCGCCGACCATCCCGACCGGGTGGCCGGCGTGGTGCTGGTCGACGGCGGCCTCCCCCTCCCCCGCCCCGCCGGGCTCGACGGCGACGTCCAGGCCGCGCTCGACGCCATCCTCGGGCCGGCCATCGCCCGCCTGCGCCAGACGTTCGCCTCGGAGGACGAGTACGTCGGGTTCTGGCGGGCCCACCCCGCCTTCGCCGAGCCGGGCGCGTGGGGCCCGGCCGTCGAGGCCTACGCCCGCTACGACCTGGCCGGCGAGCCGCCCGCCCTGCGGTCGAGGGTGTCGGAGGAGGCGGTCCGCGTCGACGGCGCCGAGCTGCTCGTCGACGAGGCCGGCCAGGTGGCCGCGCTGCGGTCCCTGGCCGGCCCGGTCGTGCTGCTGCGGGCGCCGGCCGGCCTGCTCGGCTCGCCGCCGCCGTTCGTCCCCGCCGACCTGGCCGACGCCGCCGCCGCCGACGTGCCGGCGCTCACGGTGGCGACCGTCGAGGGCACGAACCACTACACGCTGACCCTCGCCGAGCCCGGCGCGTCGGCCGTCGCCGACGCCATCCGCGGTCAGGTGGGCGCGTGA